The nucleotide sequence ACGGGACCGACGCGGTGACGCGGGTGCTCATCGAGACCGCCGACGCGGCCGGGGACTGGACGACCGTCGGAGTTCATCCCAACATCATCGAGGCTTCCTGGCTCGCGCTGGCCGACGCGGTCCGCTTCGGCCTCCTGCCCCCGAGCGCCTGACCGCCCGGTCCGTCCGTCCCTTCCCCTGCCGGTCTCTTTCCCCCGCCGGTCTCTTTCCTCTGCCGGTCTCTTTCCGCGAATGGGCAGTTCAGCGCCGAATGGGCAGGTGTAACCGCCCATTCGCTGCCGAACCGCCCATTCGCGGTGGTGGAAGGGGCGCCGGGACGGGTTATCGGATAGGGATATTCGAACTCTGTTCGAAGCCGTCAGTTCGGTCGTCCACAGACTGGCCGAACGGTGGGCGCGGCTCCCTCGCGGGCGGGCACGGTGGGCGGGTGCAATCCCGACCCGTGCCCGACAACCCGCGCGTCCGCCTCGCTCGGGGTTGCTACACCGACCGGGCAGACTTCGATCTCCGGGCCAGGTGCGCCCAGCTGCTGGAGATCAACCCTCCGGAGACGGTTGTTTCTGGCCTGGCTGCGGCGGCCCTGCACGGTCTGTGGCTTCCCGACTCAGTCGTACAACCCGAATTCGCCACCGTGACGACGGGGAAAGCGTCTGATCACATGACGCGGTCTCGGCGCCCGGAGTTGCGGACGCACAGAAATGAGATCCGCCGCGCTGATGTGACGGTGCTCGACGGACTCCCCGTAACGACGCTTGCCCGGTCCTGGTGGGCCCTGGGTGCGGTGCTGCGGTTGGCCGATCTCGTCGCTGCCGGTGACTGTGCGCTGCGGCTGGGCGTGACCATCGACGCGTTGGACGAGCAACGGCGACTGTGGCGAGGGCGCCGGGGAAACCGGACAGTCGCGGCGGCGCTTCCGCTGTTGGACCAACGTTCGCGATCGCGTCCCGAGACACACCTCCGGGTAATCGTCCGACTGGGCGGCTTGGACTGTTTCGATGTGAACACGCCCATCAGCAACTCCGACGGCGAGTGGCTCGCCGAGCCAGACCTGTCCTGCGAACAGGCTCGCGTTGCCCTGGAATATCAAGGTAGCGATCATGCCGAGCTGAGCCGGATGCGCAGGGACATCACCCGAGCCACGGATCTGCGCCGGGCCGGTTGGATGCTGCTGAACTACGGTCCGGCTGAGGTGTTCGGGCGGCCGGAGCAGATTGCTCCCGAGCTGCGACATCTGGTTCAGCGCCGCGCGCCACAGGTTCGGCTCAAGCGACCGGTCAGCAACCGACTCCACTAACCGTGTCCCGCGTCGGTGCCCCGCGAATGGTGTCCCGCGTCGATGTTCCGCGTCGATGTTCAGCGTCGATGTTCCCCGACTGGGCAGTTCGGCAGCGAATGGGCAGCTACGGGTGCCCATTCGCGACCGAACTGCCCATTCGCGCCAACAACCCGGGCGGCGCAAAGGGACCCGGGGCGCGCGAAGAAAGCCGGGCGTGCGAGGGACCTGGAGTGTGAGGGACCGGGGAGGAGGAGGACGAGGAAGTGGGTCAGGCGCGAGGGAGGGCTTTGACGGCACAGTCATCCACGCCGCAGCTACCGCACGAGCCCCCGCAAGCACCACCAGGCACCGCGGCGGAAATCGCTGCATCCACTCGCGCCTCGTCCCGGGCGGCCTCCAGCGCCGCCAGATCCTGCACAGCTGATCGCCACAGCCCGATCACGATGCCCAGCAGGACCACGGCCACGGCAAGTACCAGGATGCCTACGGCGGTGAAAAGTGCCCCGCGGCCGCTGACCAGCGGCAACGATCCGACTACCAACAATCCCAGAGCCGGCGCCGCCAGCACGCCGGCCAGTCGCCGACGTGAGGACGGCGGTACGGCACGCAGGTCGGTCACCGCCTCAGTATCCGCCGCCCCGGACCGCATCGGGGCACCGGTAGCCTCATCGACGTGCGTATTGCCAGATTCGTTTCTCAAGCCGGTATCTCCTGGGGCGTCGTGGAGGGTCCGGCCGACGCCGGCCCGGACGGGCTGACCCTTGCCGCGATCAAGGACCATCCGATGGGCCCGATCGAGTTCACCGGCGATCGTTATGCCCTGTCCGACGTTCGCCTCCTAGCGCCGATCCTGCCCAGCAAGGTGATCGGCGTCGGACGCAACTACGCCAAGCACGCGGCCGAAATGGGCAATGAGGTCCCCGAGCGTCCGCTGATCTTTCTCAAGCCGTCGACATCCGTGATCGGGACGAACGATGTGATCCGGCTTCCCGTCGACTCCGACCGGGTCGAGCACGAGGCCGAACTGGCCCTGGTTATCGGCCGGGTCGCCAAGGACGTCCCACGTGAGAAGGCTGCGGAGGTCATTTTCGGCTACACCTGCGCCAACGACGTGACCGCTCGGGATCAGCAGCGCGACGACGGTCAGTTCACCCGGGCGAAGGGCCACGACTCGTTCTGCCCGATCGGTCCCTGGATCGAGACCCGTTTCGACCCGTCGGCGGTCCGCGTGCGGGCCCTGGTCAACGGGCAGGTCCGTCAGGACGGGACGACCGCCGACATGGTCTTCGACATCGCCACCCTCGTCTCCTTCATGTCCCACGTCATGACCCTGGTACCCGGCGACGTCATCCTGACCGGAACTCCCGACGGCGTAGGACCGATCCTCGACGGAGACCGGGTGACGATCTCCATCGACGGGATCGGCGAGCTCACCAATCAGGTTCGGAGAAAGTGATGAGTGCCCAGCCTGCGGCCGAGGCCGCCGTGGACCGTCCGGTTCGCGTCCGTTTCTGCCCGTCGCCGACCGGCAATCCGCACGTTGGGATGGCCCGCACCGCCCTGTTCAACTGGGCCTACGCCCGTCACACCGGCGGAACGTTCGTCTTCCGAATCGAGGACACCGACGCCGCGCGCGATTCCGAGCAGTCCTACGTGCAGCTGGTGGATTCCCTGCACTGGCTGGGCATGAGCTGGGACGAGGGCCCTGGTATCGGCGGCCCCCACGCCCCGTACCGGCAGAGCGAGCGGCGCGACATCTATGCCGAGGTCGTGGCCAAGCTCCAGCAGGGTGGCCACCTGTACGAGGACTTCTCCACGCCGGAGGAGGTCGAGGCCCGGCACCGGGCCGCGGGACGTGACCCCAAACTCGGCTACGACAACTTCGATCGGACGCTGTCCGACGAGCAGCGCGCAGCGATGCGTGCTGAGGGCCGCGAGCCGGTGCTGCGGCTCCGGATGCCCGAGCATGACCTCACCTGGACGGACCTGGTGCGCGGAGAGGTGAGCTTCGCGAAAGGCACGGTCCCGGACTTCGTCGTCGTGCGCAAGAACGGCGACTTCCTCTACACCCTCGTGAATCCGGTCGACGACGCCCTGATGCGAATCACCCATGTGTTGCGCGGTGAGGATCTGCTGCCCTCGACGCCGCGCCAGATCGCGCTTTACGAGGCGCTGATCGATGTGGGCGTCACCGATTTCATACCCGAGTTCGGTCATCTGCCCTACGTGATGGGCGAAGGCAACAAGAAGCTGTCCAAGCGCGATCCGGAGTCCAATCTGCTCGGCTACCGCGAATCCGGCTACGTACCCGAAGGCCTGGTCAACTATCTCGCTCTGCTCGGCTGGGCGATCGCCGACGACCACGACGTATTCTCGCCCGCCGAGCTGGTCGCCGCGTTCGACATCCGCAACGTCAAGGCGAATCCCGCCCGGTTCGACCCGAAAAAGTGCGAGGTGATCAACGCCACGCACATCCGCCAGCTCGGGACGGAAGATTTTCAGCAGCGTTTGCTGGACTTCCTGAGCGCGAAGGGCGTCATCGCCGACGACCCGACGCCCCGCCAGCGAGAGCTCGTCGCCGGTGCCGCGCCGCTGGTGCAGGAACGGATCCAGACCCTGGGTGAGGCCGTGGACATGCTCGCGTTCCTGTTCGTCTCCGAGGAGGGGTTCGTGCGCGAGGAGAAGGCGGTGGCCAAGAACCTGGGCGATGCGGGGCGAGCGGTGCTCAACGCCTCACTGCCGGTCCTGCAGGCGTT is from Jatrophihabitans telluris and encodes:
- a CDS encoding DUF559 domain-containing protein — translated: MTRSRRPELRTHRNEIRRADVTVLDGLPVTTLARSWWALGAVLRLADLVAAGDCALRLGVTIDALDEQRRLWRGRRGNRTVAAALPLLDQRSRSRPETHLRVIVRLGGLDCFDVNTPISNSDGEWLAEPDLSCEQARVALEYQGSDHAELSRMRRDITRATDLRRAGWMLLNYGPAEVFGRPEQIAPELRHLVQRRAPQVRLKRPVSNRLH
- a CDS encoding fumarylacetoacetate hydrolase family protein, which codes for MRIARFVSQAGISWGVVEGPADAGPDGLTLAAIKDHPMGPIEFTGDRYALSDVRLLAPILPSKVIGVGRNYAKHAAEMGNEVPERPLIFLKPSTSVIGTNDVIRLPVDSDRVEHEAELALVIGRVAKDVPREKAAEVIFGYTCANDVTARDQQRDDGQFTRAKGHDSFCPIGPWIETRFDPSAVRVRALVNGQVRQDGTTADMVFDIATLVSFMSHVMTLVPGDVILTGTPDGVGPILDGDRVTISIDGIGELTNQVRRK
- the gltX gene encoding glutamate--tRNA ligase; the encoded protein is MSAQPAAEAAVDRPVRVRFCPSPTGNPHVGMARTALFNWAYARHTGGTFVFRIEDTDAARDSEQSYVQLVDSLHWLGMSWDEGPGIGGPHAPYRQSERRDIYAEVVAKLQQGGHLYEDFSTPEEVEARHRAAGRDPKLGYDNFDRTLSDEQRAAMRAEGREPVLRLRMPEHDLTWTDLVRGEVSFAKGTVPDFVVVRKNGDFLYTLVNPVDDALMRITHVLRGEDLLPSTPRQIALYEALIDVGVTDFIPEFGHLPYVMGEGNKKLSKRDPESNLLGYRESGYVPEGLVNYLALLGWAIADDHDVFSPAELVAAFDIRNVKANPARFDPKKCEVINATHIRQLGTEDFQQRLLDFLSAKGVIADDPTPRQRELVAGAAPLVQERIQTLGEAVDMLAFLFVSEEGFVREEKAVAKNLGDAGRAVLNASLPVLQALPEWTTPAIEAALRAELLDRLELKPRLAFGPLRVAITGRQVSPPLFESMELLGQDVSVSRIASALALAGAGSTSGEDSG